A genomic window from Sulfurospirillum multivorans DSM 12446 includes:
- a CDS encoding HAD family hydrolase produces MKKNIVFDLDGTLLDTLEDIAISANFALVSLGFEAQEREKYRYFVGEGVFKLFENIFASNPQTPERIQEAVTLFQSHYAKQFNQNTKLYDGISKMLTFLQKRGFKMAILSNKPDSFTKMCAMKYLREWKFDVVFGAREGIPRKPNPEGALEICSLLHVKPDACYYVGDTMIDMQTANNAGMIALGALWGFREEAELKEHGAKYLVKNPSDVIKLLAEV; encoded by the coding sequence ATGAAAAAAAACATTGTATTTGACCTTGATGGCACGCTTCTTGATACATTAGAAGACATTGCCATCAGTGCTAATTTTGCGCTTGTTTCGCTTGGTTTTGAAGCACAGGAGCGTGAAAAATACCGCTATTTTGTGGGGGAGGGTGTTTTCAAACTGTTTGAAAACATCTTTGCCTCCAATCCTCAAACGCCTGAACGGATTCAAGAAGCCGTTACGTTGTTTCAAAGCCATTATGCGAAGCAGTTTAACCAAAATACCAAACTTTATGATGGCATCAGTAAAATGCTCACCTTCTTACAAAAACGTGGCTTTAAGATGGCAATACTCTCCAATAAACCTGACTCTTTCACCAAAATGTGTGCGATGAAATATTTGCGCGAATGGAAGTTTGACGTTGTTTTTGGTGCACGCGAAGGCATTCCACGAAAACCCAATCCTGAGGGCGCTTTAGAGATCTGTTCTCTTTTACATGTAAAGCCAGATGCGTGTTATTATGTGGGTGATACGATGATCGATATGCAAACCGCTAATAACGCAGGAATGATCGCTTTGGGTGCTTTGTGGGGATTTAGGGAAGAGGCGGAGCTAAAAGAGCATGGGGCAAAATACCTTGTGAAAAACCCCAGCGATGTGATTAAACTTCTCGCTGAGGTTTAA